One Oceaniferula flava DNA window includes the following coding sequences:
- a CDS encoding UDP-glucose 6-dehydrogenase, whose product MKLPKRICCIGAGYVGGPTMAMIAAKCPDIRVDVVDINEDRIGAWNSDELPVFEPGLQEIVEGSRGTNLFFSTEVEERVAEADIIFVAVGTPTKTYGMGAGRAADLCYIESAARMIAKVSKGPKIIVEKSTIPVRTAEALNAILGANSEHGKFQVLSNPEFLAEGTAVTDLQNPDRILIGGEKTEAGDAAVETLVNVYNQWIPRERILTTNLWSSELSKLVANAFLAQRISSINSISALCETTGADVDEVARAIGMDSRIGPKFLKASVGFGGSCFQKDILNLVYLCEHFGLPEVAAYWDSVIKMNDWQKSRFAEKIVKTLFNTVNGKRIAIWGFAFKKDTNDTRESASIYVCKDLLLEGAQIALYDPRVPEASIHADLKYAGVPAEVIEKQLTICSSCEEAAEHSHGVAVMTEWDEFCDTDFDRVLENMYKPAFLFDGRNLLDHAALEEKGFSVYAIGKG is encoded by the coding sequence ATGAAATTACCTAAAAGAATTTGCTGCATTGGCGCCGGCTATGTCGGTGGCCCCACCATGGCGATGATCGCCGCTAAGTGCCCGGACATCCGCGTGGATGTGGTCGATATTAACGAAGACCGGATTGGCGCATGGAACTCGGACGAGCTCCCTGTGTTCGAGCCCGGCCTGCAGGAAATCGTCGAGGGGTCACGTGGCACCAATTTGTTCTTCTCCACCGAGGTGGAGGAGCGTGTGGCCGAGGCGGACATCATCTTCGTCGCCGTGGGCACTCCCACCAAGACCTACGGCATGGGCGCCGGTCGCGCTGCAGACCTCTGCTACATCGAGTCGGCCGCCCGCATGATCGCCAAGGTCAGCAAAGGCCCGAAGATCATTGTGGAAAAAAGCACCATTCCCGTGCGCACCGCCGAGGCACTCAATGCGATTCTCGGCGCCAACTCCGAGCATGGAAAATTCCAGGTGCTCTCGAACCCCGAGTTCCTCGCCGAAGGCACCGCAGTGACCGATCTGCAGAACCCCGACCGTATTCTCATCGGTGGCGAGAAAACCGAAGCCGGTGATGCTGCTGTGGAAACTCTGGTCAATGTCTACAATCAGTGGATTCCCCGCGAACGCATCCTGACCACCAACCTCTGGTCGTCGGAGCTTTCCAAGCTCGTTGCCAACGCCTTCCTGGCCCAGCGGATTTCTTCCATCAACTCGATCTCCGCTCTCTGTGAAACCACAGGTGCCGACGTCGATGAAGTAGCCCGCGCCATTGGCATGGACTCCCGCATCGGACCCAAGTTCTTAAAAGCATCCGTCGGATTTGGCGGCTCGTGTTTCCAGAAGGACATCCTCAACCTCGTCTACCTCTGCGAGCACTTCGGCCTGCCTGAGGTGGCCGCATACTGGGACAGCGTGATTAAGATGAACGATTGGCAGAAGTCCCGCTTCGCCGAGAAAATCGTCAAAACCTTGTTCAATACCGTTAACGGCAAACGCATTGCCATCTGGGGCTTTGCCTTTAAAAAGGACACCAACGACACCCGCGAGTCGGCATCGATTTATGTCTGTAAAGACCTGTTGTTAGAAGGTGCGCAGATCGCACTTTACGATCCCCGCGTGCCGGAAGCCAGTATCCACGCCGACCTGAAATACGCTGGTGTGCCAGCCGAGGTGATCGAGAAGCAACTCACCATCTGCTCGTCCTGCGAAGAGGCGGCCGAGCACTCGCACGGTGTCGCCGTGATGACCGAATGGGATGAATTCTGCGACACCGATTTCGATCGTGTGCTCGAAAACATGTATAAACCCGCCTTCCTCTTCGATGGTCGCAATCTTCTGGATCACGCAGCGCTCGAGGAAAAAGGTTTCTCGGTCTACGCCATCGGCAAAGGCTAG
- the gmd gene encoding GDP-mannose 4,6-dehydratase translates to MKKALITGITGQDGSYLAEFLLEKGYEVHGIKRRASSFNTERVDHIYQDPHIENARFHLHYGDLTDTSNLTRIISEIQPDEVYNLGAQSHVAVSFESPEYTADVDAIGALRLLEAIRFLGLEKKTRFYQASTSELYGLVQETPQKETTPFHPRSPYAVAKMYAYWITVNYREAYGMYACNGILFNHESPRRGETFVTRKITRAIANIAYGLEDCLYLGNMDALRDWGHAKDYVRMQWMMLQQEVADDFVIATGSQISVRDFVRLSAKEAGIELSFSGEGVGETATVSAITDPEKAPGVTVGDVIVRVDPRYFRPAEVETLLGDPTKAKEKLGWTPEITVETMCAEMVANDLDKAKRHALLKQHGYDVTFSKE, encoded by the coding sequence ATGAAAAAAGCACTCATCACCGGCATCACCGGCCAAGACGGTTCCTACCTGGCAGAATTCCTGCTTGAGAAAGGTTATGAAGTCCACGGGATCAAACGCCGTGCTTCCTCGTTTAACACCGAACGGGTGGATCACATCTACCAGGACCCTCATATCGAGAACGCCCGCTTCCACCTGCACTACGGCGATCTCACCGATACCTCGAACCTCACGCGCATCATCAGTGAGATTCAGCCGGATGAGGTCTACAACCTCGGCGCCCAGTCCCACGTCGCCGTTTCCTTCGAGTCACCGGAATACACCGCGGACGTCGATGCCATCGGAGCGCTGAGATTGTTAGAGGCGATCCGCTTTTTGGGATTGGAAAAGAAGACCCGCTTCTATCAGGCATCCACCTCGGAACTTTACGGTCTGGTGCAGGAGACGCCGCAGAAGGAAACCACCCCCTTCCACCCACGTTCTCCCTACGCCGTGGCCAAGATGTATGCCTACTGGATCACGGTGAACTACCGCGAGGCCTACGGCATGTATGCCTGTAACGGCATTCTGTTCAACCACGAGTCACCGCGCCGCGGCGAAACCTTCGTCACACGCAAAATCACCCGCGCCATCGCCAATATCGCCTATGGGCTAGAGGATTGTCTCTACCTTGGAAACATGGACGCCCTGCGCGATTGGGGACATGCCAAGGACTACGTGCGTATGCAGTGGATGATGCTGCAGCAAGAGGTGGCCGATGATTTTGTCATCGCCACCGGCAGCCAAATTTCCGTGCGGGACTTCGTGCGCCTGTCCGCCAAGGAAGCAGGCATCGAACTCTCGTTCAGTGGCGAGGGCGTCGGGGAAACCGCCACAGTCAGCGCCATCACCGACCCTGAAAAGGCGCCGGGTGTCACCGTCGGCGATGTCATCGTCCGCGTCGACCCCCGCTACTTCCGCCCCGCCGAAGTGGAAACCCTGTTAGGTGATCCCACCAAGGCGAAGGAGAAACTCGGCTGGACCCCCGAGATCACCGTCGAGACAATGTGCGCCGAAATGGTCGCCAACGATCTCGATAAAGCCAAACGCCACGCCCTGCTGAAACAACATGGCTACGATGTGACTTTCAGTAAGGAGTGA
- a CDS encoding UDP-glucuronic acid decarboxylase family protein, with protein sequence MKRILVTGGAGFLGSHLCDRLLAEGNEVISLDNYFTGSKQNITHLAGNPMFEQVRHDVIDPFKFEVDQIYNLACPASPPHYQYNAIKTIKTSVMGAINCLGLAKRCKARVFQASTSEVYGDPDVHPQPESYWGNVNPIGIRSCYDEGKRAAETLFMDYHRQNGVDIRIVRIFNTYGPRMNPEDGRVVSNFICQALRGEDITIYGDGQQTRSFCYVDDLIEGFVRLMNQDEITGPINIGNPGEFTMLELAEHIMAKVGSKSKLVFQDLPGDDPKQRQPDITLAKEKLDWQPTVDLDTGLDRTIDYFRSVI encoded by the coding sequence ATGAAAAGAATTCTTGTCACCGGTGGAGCTGGATTCCTTGGCTCTCACTTATGCGACCGCCTCCTCGCTGAGGGCAATGAGGTCATCTCTCTCGATAACTACTTCACCGGTAGCAAACAGAACATTACTCATCTGGCAGGGAACCCGATGTTCGAGCAGGTTCGCCACGATGTCATCGATCCCTTCAAGTTCGAGGTCGATCAGATTTACAACCTCGCATGCCCCGCCTCGCCACCGCACTACCAATACAATGCGATCAAGACCATCAAGACTTCCGTCATGGGCGCGATCAATTGCCTCGGTCTGGCCAAGCGCTGCAAAGCCAGAGTCTTCCAAGCTTCTACCTCCGAAGTCTACGGCGACCCAGATGTCCACCCACAGCCAGAGTCGTATTGGGGAAATGTGAACCCAATCGGTATCAGATCGTGCTACGATGAAGGCAAGCGCGCTGCCGAGACCTTGTTCATGGACTATCATCGCCAAAATGGGGTCGATATCCGCATTGTGCGGATTTTCAATACCTACGGCCCGCGGATGAACCCGGAGGACGGTCGCGTGGTTTCTAACTTTATCTGTCAGGCCCTGCGCGGTGAGGACATCACCATTTATGGCGACGGCCAGCAGACACGTTCGTTCTGCTACGTCGACGACCTGATTGAAGGCTTTGTCCGCCTGATGAACCAGGATGAAATCACCGGCCCCATCAACATCGGCAACCCCGGTGAGTTCACCATGTTGGAGCTGGCCGAACACATCATGGCGAAGGTCGGCAGTAAGTCGAAGTTGGTGTTCCAAGACCTTCCTGGTGACGATCCCAAACAGCGGCAGCCCGACATCACCCTGGCGAAGGAAAAGCTCGATTGGCAACCGACCGTCGACCTCGACACCGGCCTCGACCGCACCATCGACTACTTCCGCAGCGTCATCTAA
- the rfbB gene encoding dTDP-glucose 4,6-dehydratase, whose product MNILVTGGAGFIASAIVRQLVREQRGQVVNVDKLTYAADLSRLDECRHSANYHFVKADVNDQAVMRQLLADYQIGAVIHAAAETHVDRSIGSPEPFLHSNVAGTYALLEVLRSHLETLTETERETFRLVQISTDEVYGDLVGEEKAKESAPYRPSSPYAASKAAADHLVRAWSRTYGIPSLITHSANNYGPGQHPEKLIPKVIAQALARKPIPVFGAGNQVRDWIHVEDHARAVITVLDHGRLGESYNISTGDERVNLDLIRQLCDIIDRCVDSNSEAGVFQHQQLIEHVEDRPGHDMRYAMNTDRLTQLGWTPQIDFEQGLKATILSALNYT is encoded by the coding sequence ATGAATATCCTGGTCACAGGTGGTGCTGGTTTCATCGCCTCGGCCATCGTCCGCCAGCTGGTGCGTGAGCAACGCGGCCAGGTGGTGAACGTGGATAAACTCACTTACGCGGCGGATTTATCCCGACTCGATGAGTGCCGGCACTCCGCGAACTACCACTTTGTAAAAGCGGACGTCAACGATCAGGCCGTGATGCGCCAGCTGCTGGCGGACTACCAGATCGGTGCCGTCATTCATGCCGCCGCAGAAACCCACGTCGATCGCTCGATTGGTTCGCCCGAGCCATTTTTGCACAGCAATGTGGCTGGCACCTATGCATTGCTCGAAGTGCTGCGCTCTCACCTCGAAACGCTGACCGAGACCGAACGCGAAACCTTCCGGCTGGTGCAGATTTCCACCGATGAAGTCTACGGCGACTTGGTGGGCGAGGAGAAAGCCAAGGAGTCCGCACCTTATCGACCCAGTTCTCCCTACGCCGCCAGCAAGGCCGCAGCAGACCATCTGGTTCGTGCCTGGTCGCGCACCTACGGCATCCCCAGCCTGATCACCCACAGCGCGAATAATTACGGCCCCGGCCAACATCCGGAAAAACTCATCCCCAAGGTCATTGCCCAGGCTCTCGCCCGCAAGCCGATCCCGGTGTTTGGTGCTGGTAATCAGGTGCGCGATTGGATTCACGTCGAGGACCACGCCCGGGCCGTCATCACCGTCTTGGACCACGGCCGGTTGGGGGAGAGTTATAACATTTCCACCGGCGACGAGCGGGTGAATCTCGATCTGATCCGGCAACTTTGCGATATCATCGATCGATGTGTTGACTCTAACAGTGAAGCTGGAGTATTTCAACACCAGCAGTTAATCGAGCACGTCGAGGATCGCCCCGGCCATGACATGCGCTACGCGATGAATACCGATCGACTCACGCAGCTTGGCTGGACCCCCCAAATCGATTTCGAACAAGGCCTTAAGGCTACTATTCTCTCAGCACTAAACTATACCTAA
- a CDS encoding DegT/DnrJ/EryC1/StrS family aminotransferase, whose protein sequence is MNVPLLDVNAQNHPIAEELRAAFDGVLETGRFIMGAEVEQFEAELAEFLGVKHAIGVSSGTDAILLALMALGIGQGDEVICPSFTFFATAGCIARTGATPVFCDCHPDTFNIDFASAEQCLSDKTKAIIPVHLFGQSVDMDACAAFAEKHELKVIEDTAQSLGAKFGDRSCGAMSEFGTYSFFPSKNLGGLGDGGLLVTQDDELADIAIKMRNHGMHPRYYHQMVGGNFRLDALQAALLRVKFSHYADYTRQRQENAAYYKEQLKDLEGVILPVEQDGYEHIWNQFTLRVEHGQRDALKEHLTENGIGCEIYYPVPMHQQQCFAHLESLQRTSLKVTDELASNVLSIPVYPELNRDQQDAVIAALKSFNA, encoded by the coding sequence ATGAATGTACCACTACTTGATGTAAACGCCCAGAATCATCCCATCGCGGAGGAGTTGCGGGCAGCTTTTGACGGAGTGCTCGAAACCGGACGCTTCATCATGGGCGCAGAGGTAGAGCAGTTCGAGGCCGAACTCGCCGAATTCCTCGGAGTCAAACATGCCATCGGTGTGTCGTCCGGCACCGATGCCATCCTGCTCGCCCTGATGGCTCTCGGCATTGGCCAGGGCGACGAGGTGATCTGCCCGAGCTTTACCTTCTTCGCCACCGCCGGTTGCATCGCCCGCACCGGAGCGACCCCCGTTTTCTGCGATTGCCATCCGGACACCTTCAACATCGATTTTGCATCGGCCGAGCAGTGTCTATCAGACAAAACCAAAGCCATCATCCCCGTGCACCTGTTCGGCCAATCGGTCGATATGGATGCCTGCGCCGCCTTTGCCGAGAAGCACGAGCTGAAGGTCATCGAGGATACTGCGCAGTCGCTGGGAGCGAAGTTTGGCGATCGCTCATGCGGCGCCATGTCCGAGTTCGGAACCTATAGCTTTTTCCCATCGAAAAACCTCGGAGGGCTTGGCGATGGTGGCCTGTTAGTCACCCAGGACGATGAGCTGGCAGACATTGCCATCAAGATGCGCAACCACGGCATGCACCCGCGCTACTACCACCAAATGGTCGGTGGCAACTTCCGCCTCGATGCCCTGCAGGCGGCACTGCTCCGCGTGAAGTTCTCCCACTACGCGGACTACACCCGTCAACGTCAGGAAAATGCCGCTTATTACAAAGAGCAGCTCAAAGATCTCGAGGGAGTCATTTTACCGGTCGAGCAAGACGGCTACGAACACATCTGGAACCAGTTCACTCTGCGCGTGGAACATGGACAGCGTGACGCCCTCAAGGAGCACCTCACGGAAAATGGCATCGGCTGCGAAATTTACTACCCGGTGCCGATGCACCAGCAGCAATGTTTTGCCCACCTGGAAAGCCTGCAGCGCACCTCGCTGAAGGTCACCGATGAACTGGCATCTAACGTGCTTAGCATTCCGGTCTACCCCGAACTCAACCGCGACCAGCAAGACGCTGTGATCGCCGCTCTCAAATCATTCAACGCATAA